In Mytilus trossulus isolate FHL-02 unplaced genomic scaffold, PNRI_Mtr1.1.1.hap1 h1tg000244l__unscaffolded, whole genome shotgun sequence, the genomic stretch ACAAGCTTGCTTTATGGTTGGAAGCTAGGGTGTGATTCTGTCATAAAACCAATACCTACAGAGGATTTTAATGTTGAGAAAATTGAACATAAGGGACAAATCTACATAGCATGGGATTTAAGTGGTGCTCCCTATTACCATCCAAGATGGAGACAGTTTTACCATGGAACTAATGGTATATATTTATCtccattttatttgataatgaaTGATAATTTCACTGATAATCTTCCTGCTGGATAAAAGAGGCTACTTAGTGGCAGGTTTagaatgatattttaaataatcttcAGGAATTGTAGTACATTTGtaaatgatgatatttttaGTTTAGAACAAGGTTTTACTAATCCCAAAACTTCaatgtaacaaaatatttctatagTCATACAATGTATAACACATTTAATACTTCAGCAATACACAGATTATATATTCCTTtcaatattgaatttattaatgtaaaactattagttaaaaccaaagaaaaaaaataaaattatgagcCCTCACTTTGTTTTGGGATATTTTTTCTGACATCCTGACATCACCTATTTTGTATCAAGTCAAAGGAGTCATAACTATTtgagaataacaaaaaaaaagtaattgaaattgatagattgttgtttgcttaatgTGCATCAACAACTGATTTTTAATCTTGATAtgcaaatgtacatgtatgttgctGTACGATGTCAGGCCTTTAATAATTTAAGCTTGAAATATTGTATAGACACTTATCTATTTTTGAAGACTTTATTTTGTATTCTCAAAGTCTtagttatttcaaatttgtgttGTCTGTTTGCTCCTGTCTGTATATTACACAtctcatttaatttataattacttCCCCTTGTTTTGTAGTGTTAGTTATCGTCGTAGACAGTAGTGATGCAGATGTTATGAAATCACTGAGGGAAGATGTCACCTCCATGCTACAGGAGAGAGATTTAGATGACATTCCATGTGTACTTATACTCAATAAATCTGACATAACTGGTAGGTTTCATTCATAAAAACTCAGgaaccaaacaaaacaaaatcaatcaattatataaatttgaattaaaacgtaaaatcacaaaaatactgaacttagaggaaaatcaatttggaaagatcataatcacatggcaaaatcaaataacaaaaagcatcaaaaaccaatggacaagaactgtcatattcctgacttggtacaggcattttcatatgtggaaaatggtggattaaacctggttttatagagCTAACCTCTCACTTAAAACTACTTCTGtccaatacaaatatttaagtaGACAAAGCTAAGGCAAAGTTAATATTCTAAACTATTATTATGATGGTTGAAAATTTTAGGCtcttaaaaacttttatttcatttttttataaacataaaaccACACACTTCTTCCAAATATGTTCCTTGCACACACAAGGTCAATGTTCAGTTTCAGTAgcaacaaatatgttttatgtttgaatttttacCATATATTCTCTGCAAGGTTTCCCTAGAAAGCTCCATTTAGAACTTCTATAATCAAACAAACAGTGATGATTTAATACCACACATAATTAAAAGTcacaattttattacaaaattcatCTATTAAGGTGTTAcctaacactttaactaaaattaatttggctcgtttaattttcttaaaattttgacaaagtgtAACTTTGaacctttgacaaaaatagaatttttttaaaaatttgtaccAATCGTTTATTCTGAAAAtgacactggttatatagcagtttgacaagcacttattttgatcattgagaagcttaaatTCCCTTATGAACACAAAGTCATTAAAACATTCtgttgattttacagagttatctccctgaagtgttgggtaccaccttaattcttcttctaaaagtttaaaaaaaaatctatttttagatgAGAAACCAGAAGCAATGGAGAAGACTATAGACTTTCCAAGTTCACCTAATCTTCATGTTATCTCCTGCTGTGCCAAAGATGACAAAAGTTGTAAAGCTGCTTTAGAAAAAATATCTGATGTGTGTAGGAATTCAAAACGTTTAGAACAATAGATGAAGTTTTTCGCTATAATCAAAGcacattgtttattatattgaaagaaCCTTAAAATACTCAATGTATAAGATCtgtaatttgtctttttaattagtttatatttcaaatctattcaaaaaattaaaaataagttaagGGCTCATCCAGAATAAAACACATATGTAAGGCCTTGGGAGGCTTTTTTTACTCCCACTTATCAATTTTGGAACAGCTCCCAAATAATAGTCATCAATGAGTtgtgtataaatattaaagCATTTAGTGTAAtctttaaacttaaaaatattataaaataaaaagatttggtTAATGGAGTTCAAAATGAAGTCTTTTCAACAACTGATGTATATTCATCAAGATACGTTTGtgtgttttttggttttttttgtaagttagtttttttttttagattcagGTACtggtactttttttaaattagaactTTTGGCAGATAaaaatgtcttttgattgtcatatttaaccccgccacattatttatgtatgtgcctgtcccaagtcaggagcctataattcagtggttgtcttttgtttatgtgttacatatttgtttttccttcatttttttacattaataaggctgttagtttttctcgtttgaattgtttcacattgtctTACTGGGGctatttatagctgactatgcggcattggctttgctcattgttgaagactgtacggtgacctataattgttaatgtctgtgtcattttggtcttttgtggatagttgtctcattggcaatcataccacatcttttttttatatatatatgttgaagtGTATGCAAAAGTGTTAGAAAGAAACAGGACTAAATATTTTGCCAGAAGTGTAGAGATGTAGGTACAAAAGTTGTTTCAATGCATTGCCTATTAAACCCTTTGGCCTAAAAAAAGTAAGAGTTGAAAATATGAGaaacacaatttttatcatttatagaaGATGCCTTGGTGCAAAcatcaaagagacagcaacccaatgacACACATAAAAGACAACTTGAGTGATGATTCATTGTCTAATAACTTCAGTAATcaatttcaaatcttttaagtTAACAAGGGTTTTGAACATTCagtaatttttgtaaacaacTGAAACTAAATCAAACAGTTTTGTTGAATTTgcaataatatatcaatttaataaatttcatcCTAAGCTAAAGTATAAATGTTTAGTGtggttaaatattttaaaaacatcaataaaattaGTCAGACCTTCATAATAAACATAAAGCatcttaaaaaatgttatttaaaaaaaaatccatatttaatgaaatagaTTTTAAGCTTATTGTACAATTTTGTCTGACCATGTGttgcatatatttgtttttcactgTATATTGCAATTCAGCTTGTactaaaaatgtatgaaaagcTTTACAGTTACGCAGCATTAACATTAGACAAAgacttattaatattttgataacttaTTGAAATCaggttgtattttttatttaataattgttttattttactttttttacatacatgatTTCATTTAATCTGTTTTAGTGCAGACACACAttgttgtatatttatatgtgttgtgaaaacatttttaacattttataataaaattttatcagTTTCAATTTGTGATGCTGAATTTCATAAAGCCATTAGAAACCACCAAAATTATTATAAGGTGCATATGTCTTTGGCAAGATTTATCTccccttaacctcattttcttggttcaTCAGTCAGTGTAAAGTGTTCATGGTACAGTAAACAATGGTATATcaggtgtatggaatgattgcaaGTTGAAAAAGTCAATTTTGCCAAGTTATTCTGACCTAAACCTCAGTTTTCAAGGTTATTTGGTCTACATTTAATACCTACTGGTAGTAAAACATTGATCTTAAAGTCTTTCAACATATCCATACTTCAATATAGACCAGTAAAGCAGCCTGGACATTGCATTGTGTGCACCTTTGTTAAGGAATGATGGAGGATATAATCTCATCCTAAGTTAATGCCGGTCAGATTAGAATCCCTATGTCTGATTGGTCATACAAAAAGTATGCAACTTTCTAGtatatttaaggtggtacccaacactttcactaaaattaatttggctcatttaattttgtcaaagtatttactttgacacataaacaaaaatacatttttttttaaatttt encodes the following:
- the LOC134701467 gene encoding uncharacterized protein LOC134701467 produces the protein MGLACTRPDINNVIDFPQKLLLLGKSGAGKTSLLYGWKLGCDSVIKPIPTEDFNVEKIEHKGQIYIAWDLSGAPYYHPRWRQFYHGTNVLVIVVDSSDADVMKSLREDVTSMLQERDLDDIPCVLILNKSDITDEKPEAMEKTIDFPSSPNLHVISCCAKDDKSCKAALEKISDVCRNSKRLEQ